The following proteins come from a genomic window of Aggregicoccus sp. 17bor-14:
- a CDS encoding TolB family protein: MRASKPWPLAYLLALAPALASAQVSPAPYPAGTPVVVNAGPGDQKEPHVSGDTVAYSSELNGVGEIRVFDLSTHVDAAIPNGGAFDFLSDVSGDSVVFTRIGADRSAILRYDVAAGGAPVELAPAAGTNRRAASVGGRTVAWEDYGAWGSQGVAPELVVYDLDSGVTQALTSDALSDTAPAVSPDGRTVVWTKCEGAQGPCNVWEAQAGASGFVAHALTSDSHGSANPDTNGTVVVYDSARPGADGTVDQDIFLQDVGDSAERRLVLPGQDLNPSVSGHFIAFQRRFPDAAVPNSDIALYDLDTSTLYRLTDTPEDEQLTDIWISPDGKRVNVVWSVRENGDDNVRALTFQATANECTPPAPQTAAQVCAAPGKHPLLAELQLQRERRTPWDATARYSATGTGVLCVDNGFGGARALGGLVAMNDRVLVMLETCSPDQKTVALEQQLASDGFVYAAIAGDYGSAFRVRLYGELPACIPSPAAPLPAQGQRISFVDAGSVVVIVVDTGHGCSSTGQGTALAGLGLLALAALRRRRAPAQG, encoded by the coding sequence ATGCGCGCGTCGAAGCCCTGGCCACTGGCGTACCTGCTGGCCCTCGCCCCGGCGCTCGCCTCCGCGCAGGTGTCTCCCGCTCCGTACCCCGCCGGTACTCCGGTGGTGGTGAACGCGGGCCCCGGTGACCAGAAGGAGCCGCACGTGAGCGGCGACACGGTCGCCTACTCGAGCGAGCTCAACGGCGTGGGGGAGATCCGCGTCTTCGACCTCTCCACGCACGTGGACGCGGCCATCCCCAACGGCGGCGCCTTCGACTTCCTCTCGGACGTGAGCGGCGACAGCGTGGTCTTCACCCGCATCGGCGCGGACCGCAGCGCCATCCTGCGCTACGACGTGGCGGCCGGTGGCGCGCCGGTGGAGCTCGCTCCTGCGGCTGGCACCAACCGCCGCGCGGCCTCCGTGGGCGGACGCACCGTGGCGTGGGAGGACTACGGCGCCTGGGGCTCGCAGGGCGTGGCCCCCGAGCTGGTGGTCTACGACCTGGACTCGGGCGTCACCCAGGCGCTGACCTCCGATGCGCTCTCCGACACCGCGCCCGCGGTGAGCCCGGACGGCCGCACCGTGGTGTGGACCAAGTGCGAGGGCGCCCAGGGCCCGTGCAACGTGTGGGAGGCGCAGGCGGGCGCGAGCGGCTTCGTGGCCCACGCGCTGACCTCGGACTCGCACGGCTCCGCGAACCCGGACACCAACGGCACCGTCGTCGTCTACGACAGCGCGCGTCCCGGTGCCGACGGCACGGTGGACCAGGACATCTTCCTGCAGGACGTGGGGGACAGCGCCGAGCGGCGCCTCGTGCTGCCGGGCCAGGACCTGAACCCCAGCGTGAGCGGCCACTTCATCGCCTTCCAGCGCCGCTTCCCGGACGCCGCGGTGCCCAACTCGGACATCGCGCTCTACGACCTCGACACTTCGACCCTCTACCGCCTCACCGACACGCCCGAGGACGAGCAGCTCACCGACATCTGGATCTCCCCGGACGGCAAGCGCGTGAACGTGGTGTGGAGCGTGCGCGAGAACGGGGACGACAACGTGCGCGCGCTCACCTTCCAGGCGACGGCGAACGAGTGCACGCCGCCCGCGCCGCAGACGGCCGCGCAGGTGTGCGCCGCTCCCGGCAAGCACCCGCTGCTCGCCGAGCTGCAGCTGCAGCGCGAGCGCCGCACGCCCTGGGATGCGACGGCGCGCTACAGCGCCACCGGCACCGGCGTGCTCTGCGTGGACAACGGCTTCGGCGGCGCGCGCGCGCTGGGCGGCCTGGTCGCGATGAACGACCGCGTCCTGGTGATGCTCGAGACCTGCAGCCCGGACCAGAAGACGGTGGCGCTCGAGCAGCAGCTCGCGAGCGACGGCTTCGTCTACGCGGCGATCGCGGGGGACTACGGCTCCGCCTTCCGCGTCCGGCTCTACGGCGAGCTGCCCGCGTGCATCCCCAGCCCCGCGGCGCCCCTGCCTGCACAGGGCCAGCGCATCTCCTTCGTGGACGCTGGCAGCGTCGTGGTGATCGTGGTGGACACGGGCCACGGCTGCAGCAGCACGGGGCAGGGGACGGCGCTCGCCGGCCTCGGGCTGCTCGCGCTCGCGGCGCTGCGGCGCCGGCGCGCCCCCGCGCAGGGCTGA
- a CDS encoding ATP-binding protein, with protein MRLYQQLVLFMLAATVLPLAVVGFLLLSRAEATLVERLDAEQRGLAQAAAEGASAELLATVDALARSAELIDWEHASPAELRGGLSLLYGQSPAVSAVLQVDAQGLPLGEPVFESDASRGHPGFDPAATPALVRAVQVQGLRRGGKGQAALGSAYAHSRGAGAAIALAVKLGEGPEASFALAELVLTRVEALLARRAAGGLARVELVDGGGRVLASSVPGRALQPLEPALRQELPSFRAGSPPQRVSSAPLPEGLGLRVVVSVDEGAALAPVRTMRRTVFVSVAAALGVLLVLGGLFTRRLNGRLSQVVEGAEAFGRGELERRLPVEGEDELSALATTFNRMGEELQASRARLLRWNDDLRVRVDEATAELRAAQAELVEAQKLAAIGQLGAGVAHEINNPLAGILGNAQLMLLDRSEQDPDWDSLRKIEQSAKRCKEITQNLLRFSQQRARPELRPMDLNASVRDALGLTEHETRGEGVSLQLQLSPAPVRVRADPGHLSQVLLHLLSNARTAMRAAPVKQLTLRTGEADGQGYVEVVDTGKGIAPEHLPRIFEPFFTTKEVWSNVGLGLSVVYRVVQEAGGRVEVQSEVGHGSRFTVRLPRA; from the coding sequence GGCCACCCTCGTCGAGCGCCTGGACGCCGAGCAGCGCGGCCTTGCGCAGGCGGCCGCCGAGGGCGCCTCCGCGGAGCTGCTCGCCACGGTGGACGCGCTCGCGCGCTCCGCGGAGCTCATCGACTGGGAGCACGCGAGCCCGGCGGAGCTGCGCGGCGGGCTCTCGCTGCTCTACGGCCAGTCGCCTGCGGTGAGCGCCGTCCTGCAGGTGGACGCGCAGGGCCTTCCCCTGGGCGAGCCCGTGTTCGAGTCCGACGCGAGCCGCGGCCATCCGGGCTTCGACCCCGCGGCGACGCCCGCGCTCGTGCGCGCGGTGCAGGTGCAGGGCCTGCGGCGCGGCGGCAAGGGCCAGGCGGCGCTGGGCAGCGCGTATGCGCACTCGCGCGGGGCCGGAGCGGCGATCGCGCTCGCGGTGAAGCTGGGGGAGGGGCCCGAGGCCTCCTTCGCGCTCGCGGAGCTGGTGCTCACGCGCGTGGAGGCGCTGCTCGCGCGCAGGGCGGCCGGAGGCCTCGCGCGCGTGGAGCTGGTGGACGGCGGCGGGCGGGTGCTCGCGAGCAGCGTACCGGGGCGCGCGCTGCAGCCGCTCGAGCCCGCGCTGCGCCAGGAGCTGCCCAGCTTCCGCGCGGGCAGCCCGCCGCAGCGCGTGAGCAGCGCGCCCCTGCCCGAGGGGCTGGGCCTGCGCGTGGTGGTCTCGGTCGACGAGGGCGCGGCGCTGGCCCCGGTGCGGACGATGCGGCGCACGGTGTTCGTCTCGGTGGCGGCGGCGCTCGGCGTGCTGCTGGTGCTGGGCGGGCTCTTCACGAGAAGGCTCAATGGCCGGCTCTCGCAGGTGGTGGAGGGGGCCGAGGCCTTCGGGCGCGGCGAGCTCGAGCGCAGGCTGCCGGTGGAGGGCGAGGACGAGCTGAGCGCGCTGGCCACGACGTTCAACCGCATGGGCGAGGAGCTGCAGGCCTCGCGCGCGCGGCTCTTGCGCTGGAACGACGACCTGCGCGTTCGGGTGGACGAGGCCACCGCGGAGCTGCGCGCGGCGCAGGCCGAGCTGGTGGAGGCGCAGAAGCTCGCGGCGATCGGCCAGCTGGGCGCGGGCGTCGCGCACGAGATCAACAACCCGCTCGCCGGCATCCTGGGCAACGCGCAGCTGATGCTCCTGGATCGCAGCGAGCAGGACCCGGACTGGGACTCGCTGCGCAAGATCGAGCAGAGCGCCAAGCGCTGCAAGGAGATCACCCAGAACCTGCTGCGCTTCTCCCAGCAGCGCGCCCGTCCCGAGCTGCGCCCAATGGACCTCAACGCCAGCGTGCGCGACGCGCTGGGCCTCACCGAGCACGAGACCCGCGGAGAGGGCGTGAGCCTGCAGCTGCAGCTCTCGCCCGCCCCGGTGCGCGTGCGCGCGGACCCCGGCCACCTCTCGCAGGTGCTGCTGCACCTGCTCTCCAACGCGCGCACCGCCATGCGCGCGGCGCCCGTGAAGCAGCTCACCCTGCGCACGGGGGAGGCGGACGGGCAGGGCTACGTGGAGGTGGTGGACACGGGCAAGGGCATCGCCCCCGAGCACCTACCGCGCATCTTCGAGCCCTTCTTCACGACGAAGGAGGTCTGGAGCAACGTGGGCCTGGGGCTCTCGGTCGTCTACCGCGTCGTGCAAGAGGCGGGCGGCCGCGTGGAGGTCCAGAGTGAAGTGGGGCACGGGAGCCGCTTCACCGTGCGGCTGCCGCGCGCCTGA
- a CDS encoding Ig-like domain-containing protein, with protein sequence MLRPLTALWLLLVAAPASAESYALLGPTAEVPPEGFAVAVVRRDDAGALAPLPSAPKLSARGAELRPGPSQPPLSTVWVLPQAGARVVELRAEVAGHTLTGRYVLGPPARRVELTLQPPAPVKGHDREAELTVRLRREDGSPDTSGAPPVVRANVGQVEALTPAGPGLYRARYVLPPTRFPEVAILVALSPWPHAQAVHGAYGSLRVPLAASVELPGRTERDASMAIEIAGVRYGPVRADHDGRFRLPVVIPPGHRFGRGRVVDPVGNVRNQEVDLLLPPTDGLACVLHPGKLPADGSARARLLCATSDPEGRPVRHARVEARGKSGRLEGPVEHEDGLLEWRYVAPRASQALREELSVAWPQRGAASREQLELQLVPGGTPVSLALSLGPEPVHHGTATAVRVEARDAAGAPRPGAPVALEASLGSLATRSLRTDDEGTAWQVPEAGEEATGLLTARALGVRDASPARLWLWAQGGELRVGVSELSGLPLAQQPLVVNGEARETGADGTLSLGALRAGRVEVHHAQWPGLARSVEVLGPQGPVFPEDPALVPAPVQRAVRLAPATPVNVRLQTERLRDGRVRVSYWVEDARGQLLEGRKVHVALSEGEPGPSETSQGRTRFTLERPAHALSVSVADVATGVTALAELRP encoded by the coding sequence TTGCTCCGCCCGCTCACAGCGCTCTGGCTGTTGCTCGTCGCCGCGCCCGCGAGTGCCGAGTCGTACGCGCTGCTCGGCCCCACGGCCGAGGTGCCGCCCGAGGGCTTCGCGGTCGCCGTGGTACGCCGCGACGACGCGGGCGCGCTCGCGCCGCTGCCCTCGGCGCCGAAGCTCAGCGCCCGCGGCGCCGAGCTGCGCCCGGGCCCCTCCCAGCCGCCCCTGTCCACCGTCTGGGTGCTGCCCCAGGCGGGCGCGCGCGTCGTCGAGCTGCGCGCGGAGGTGGCGGGCCACACGCTCACGGGGCGCTACGTGCTGGGGCCGCCGGCGCGCCGCGTGGAGCTCACCCTGCAGCCCCCCGCGCCGGTGAAGGGGCACGACCGCGAGGCCGAGCTCACGGTGCGCCTGCGGCGCGAGGACGGCAGCCCCGACACGAGCGGCGCACCTCCCGTGGTGCGCGCCAACGTGGGCCAGGTGGAGGCGCTCACGCCCGCGGGGCCCGGCCTCTACCGCGCGCGCTACGTGCTGCCCCCCACGCGCTTTCCCGAGGTGGCCATCCTCGTGGCGCTCTCGCCGTGGCCGCACGCGCAGGCCGTGCACGGGGCCTACGGCAGCCTGCGCGTGCCGCTCGCGGCGAGCGTGGAGCTGCCGGGCCGCACCGAGCGCGACGCGAGCATGGCCATCGAGATCGCCGGCGTGCGCTACGGCCCCGTCCGGGCCGACCACGACGGGCGCTTCCGGCTGCCGGTGGTCATCCCGCCCGGCCACCGCTTCGGCCGCGGCCGCGTGGTGGACCCGGTGGGCAACGTGCGCAACCAGGAGGTGGACCTGCTCCTGCCCCCGACGGACGGGCTCGCCTGCGTGCTGCACCCGGGGAAGCTGCCCGCGGACGGCAGCGCCCGCGCGCGGCTCCTGTGCGCGACGAGCGATCCCGAGGGCCGCCCGGTTCGCCACGCGCGCGTGGAGGCGCGCGGAAAGTCGGGGCGCCTGGAGGGGCCCGTGGAGCACGAGGACGGCCTACTCGAGTGGCGCTACGTCGCGCCGCGCGCGTCCCAGGCTCTGCGCGAGGAGCTCTCCGTCGCCTGGCCCCAGCGCGGGGCCGCCTCGCGAGAGCAGCTGGAGCTGCAGCTGGTGCCCGGCGGCACGCCCGTCTCCCTCGCGCTCTCGCTCGGGCCCGAGCCCGTACACCACGGCACGGCCACCGCCGTGCGCGTGGAGGCGCGCGATGCGGCGGGTGCGCCGCGGCCCGGGGCACCGGTGGCCCTCGAGGCCTCGCTCGGCAGCCTCGCCACGCGCTCGCTGCGCACGGACGACGAGGGGACGGCGTGGCAGGTGCCCGAGGCGGGCGAGGAGGCCACGGGCCTGCTCACGGCGCGGGCGCTGGGCGTGCGCGACGCGAGCCCGGCGCGCCTCTGGCTCTGGGCGCAGGGAGGCGAGCTGCGGGTGGGCGTGTCCGAGCTCTCGGGCCTCCCGCTCGCCCAGCAGCCGCTGGTGGTGAACGGAGAGGCGCGAGAGACCGGCGCGGACGGCACGCTCTCGCTGGGCGCCCTGCGCGCGGGCCGCGTGGAGGTGCACCACGCGCAGTGGCCCGGCCTCGCGCGCAGCGTGGAGGTGCTGGGGCCGCAGGGGCCCGTCTTCCCGGAGGACCCTGCGCTCGTGCCCGCGCCCGTACAGCGCGCCGTGCGTCTCGCGCCCGCGACGCCGGTGAACGTGCGCCTCCAGACCGAGCGCCTGCGCGACGGGCGCGTGCGCGTGAGCTACTGGGTGGAGGACGCCCGCGGCCAGCTCCTCGAGGGCCGAAAGGTGCACGTGGCGCTGAGCGAGGGGGAGCCGGGGCCCTCCGAGACGTCGCAGGGCCGCACGCGCTTCACGCTGGAGCGGCCGGCGCACGCGCTCAGCGTCTCCGTCGCGGACGTGGCCACGGGCGTCACCGCGCTCGCGGAGCTGCGGCCTTGA
- a CDS encoding FecR domain-containing protein, translating into MPSASPRRNLRFILGVLLILAALPAGYLLLLREPPPPAVVPPAAVAPPQAVELRIGELSGAVEVRRGGAWMPARAGELLRVTDAVRTGPGASALLVGGPSLEVKMTPGTEVSVEELTDSLSRLLLGNGMATARVRGGAKQTFELKAAGSDAVARTDAGTFAMSTNGQGTVAVGTQEGEVTFVGQGKVVIVRAGQQSIARPGQAPSDPTPLPTSLLLKVQWPAAGALRRRTLVVAGQSEPGTRLEVAGQPLTPDADGRFQRTVELKEGTNTLQVRAEGVGGAVHEEHRQVVVDTTPPRVGLDPGLWK; encoded by the coding sequence ATGCCCTCCGCCTCCCCGCGCCGCAACCTGCGCTTCATTCTCGGCGTGCTGCTCATCCTCGCGGCGCTGCCCGCGGGCTACCTGCTGCTGCTGCGCGAGCCGCCGCCGCCCGCCGTCGTGCCGCCCGCTGCAGTCGCCCCGCCCCAGGCCGTGGAGCTGCGGATCGGGGAGCTGAGCGGCGCGGTGGAGGTGCGCCGCGGCGGCGCGTGGATGCCTGCTCGCGCGGGCGAGCTCCTGCGGGTGACGGACGCGGTGCGCACCGGCCCCGGGGCCTCCGCGCTGCTCGTGGGCGGCCCCTCGCTCGAGGTGAAGATGACCCCGGGCACCGAGGTCTCGGTGGAGGAGCTCACCGACTCGCTCTCGCGCCTCCTGCTCGGCAACGGCATGGCCACCGCGCGCGTGCGCGGCGGCGCGAAGCAGACCTTCGAGCTCAAGGCCGCGGGCAGCGATGCCGTGGCCCGCACGGACGCGGGCACCTTCGCCATGAGCACCAACGGCCAGGGCACGGTGGCCGTGGGCACCCAGGAGGGCGAGGTTACCTTCGTGGGGCAGGGCAAGGTGGTCATCGTGCGCGCGGGACAGCAGTCCATTGCCCGGCCCGGCCAGGCGCCCTCGGACCCCACGCCGCTGCCCACGAGCCTGCTGCTCAAGGTGCAGTGGCCCGCGGCGGGCGCGCTGCGCCGGCGCACCCTCGTCGTCGCCGGGCAGAGCGAGCCGGGGACGCGGCTCGAGGTGGCCGGCCAGCCCCTCACTCCGGATGCGGACGGGCGCTTCCAGCGCACCGTGGAGCTGAAGGAGGGGACGAACACGCTGCAGGTGCGCGCCGAGGGCGTGGGCGGCGCCGTGCACGAGGAACACCGACAGGTGGTCGTCGATACCACACCGCCGCGGGTGGGGCTCGACCCGGGCCTGTGGAAGTAG